From the Labeo rohita strain BAU-BD-2019 chromosome 21, IGBB_LRoh.1.0, whole genome shotgun sequence genome, the window taaaagtaacgcattacaatatTGGTTATcccctaaaaagtaactaattacgttacttggTTACTGTTTATAGAAAGTatgcgttacattacttttgcgttagcttttaaatctgggctgggcttccttgtttgtttttaatataaaaagttatatttttggcaaatgtaaaagcctgttcacaccaaaagcctcaggataaaggaaaaataattcacgtctgtacagtagaacacagGAGCAGAAAGTTCAACagtcttcagcaataaaaaaaagaacaaatgttagtttatcttgagtaatttttgcttattagtacgATTGAATTggatcaaaggtcagcagcaaaaacactggttaataaaatcagattaaaaaacagaatatttgttatttaacacttaattattgcaggtttgcatcatattctgaattGCATTccactctttatttattttgaggaatgcaaaagagctttcaatcaataaatgggagaaaaaaagtaactggtgttacttatttgaaaaagtaactcagatatttgcttgtaaattaaaaagtaatgaagtactttactagttacttgaaaaaagtaatctgattacataactcgcgttacttgtaatgtgttacccccaacactggttatctTATACCTGCTATAAAAACGGCCTACTGTATCTAAACCATAGCATGGTGATATATCAAGTgcgttcttaaaaaaaaaaaaaaaaagtttaagtgttcacataaaaacaaagcaaatattAATGAAGATAAAAGATGTTGCATGCACCCATGTAAGGCAATGAGTTCTGCAGTGCTTTTTGCTGTTTAATTTGCAGTGTCTGTCAAAACAATGAAGCAGTGCAGAGAAGTGTTTCCAAGTTATTTATACCCTGGTAACTTTGctgttgtgcttttgtatgtTTATCTACAGACAAGCTCCTAGGAAGTTTTGCTGTTAGAATACACTGTATTTATACTCTGGACCAGTCAAAGCTCAATTGTTCCTCACTGTCCATCTTAAACGAGACTGCTGACTTCGTCAAAGGCCCAGTGGTCACACGTGTCATGCCCTTGTTCTACatctttatcatcattattagtTTACCCCTGAATGCTGTGGCCTTGGTGACGTTCACCTGTTGGATTCGAGAGAAGAAACCAGCTGTGATCTACATGGCTCACCTGGCGTGTGTGGACCTGCTCTTCACCCTGCTGCTGCCTCTGAAGATCCACTACCAGATGAACGCTTCAGATTGGGTGTTCGGTGAGGCGATGTGTCGTGCGCTTACTGCAGCTTACTACTGCTACATGTACTGCTCCATACTGCTGATGATGTGCATGAGTGTGGACAGGCTGCTGGCCATGGCGTTTCCCATCGCCTCTCTGACCTGGAGGACCGCAAGGAAAGCCACATTCATATGCACATTAGCCTGGCTGCTGGCGGTCGCTGGTACAGTGCCGCTTCTctcaatgaaacaaacattcaaaattAAGGATATGGGTGTCACCTGCCATGATGCACTGGTCCATAACAACCCTGCAGATCAGCTGTACATGTACCTGTTCTCCATCCTCTCCTGCCTCTACTACTTTGTGCCACTTGTGGTCACCTTACTGAGCTATTCCATCATCATATATGTGCTCCGTACCAAGTCTAATCAATTTGCTGAACCATCATCGCTCTCTGAAAAGCGAAAGCGAGCTGTGATTATGGCTGTCGCTGTGCTGATGGTGTTTGTTATGTGCTTTGCACCAACCAATGGCATCCTGTTGTACCACTGTCTTCTTTTAGCTACTGGATTCAACAGCGGGGAGGGAGATTCATCATATGCGGCTTACCTTTTGGCTGTGTGTTTGGGGAGCTCAAGTGTTTTTCTGGACCCTCTGCTGTACTACTACAGCTCGTCTCAATGCAGACAGCAGATCCGCTCTGTGTTCAAGAGAgataaggcaaaaaaaaaaaacaacctcacCATGTAACACTCAGACAAAATCCACATCTCTCACTAAAACCATGCAGTAAAGTGTGAAAAAAACTGATCAGATGTGGTTTACAGAATTGGCATTTTCAGGACATTATATTATACATGTTATTGTAAGCTTACACCTTGCATCAATAGTTAAAATGCTAATGTTTGTTGAGTTTATATGATTAAAAGCAGAAGGGACCTGCAACAgtcttttgcaacattttagTCTTAAACATTTAGCAACATTTTGCAACATTTAGTAAGTCTTAAATCTTAAATCTTAaggatattacgtaaagatcatgttccatgatcttattttgtaaatttctgatcgtaaatatatcaaaagttattttttggttagtaatatgcattgccaggaacttcatttggacaaatttaaaggtgattttcttaattttttttttttttttttttgcactcccagattctagattttcaaatagctgtatctcaagcaaatattatcctatcctaacaaaccatacatcaatggaaagtgtgtgaaaaattgacccttgtgactggtttttgtggtccagggtcacatatgtcataTTTTTCACACTCTAACACACAGAATTCACTAGGTTGTTTTTGCTATGGTACCATTAAGACTTCGGTAAATGTCTGGACTCTGTAGTTGACAAAGTCTTTCTTCAGTAATGTTGCTAAATACTGAATAAGCATTGATAAGTAAAATGAGGGAAGGCCAGGTGATTTTCAAAGAAATtggtcttaattttttttttgcacattgtAGTGTATAATAGTTGTAGTAAATTTGCTTTGTGtaaggaaaaaattaaatattagccAAGAgagtaaaaaatattgtttgtaaatatatattatatgcatgtaatcaaatgcaaacattaaattacttcattaaaattcattaaagcctataattattattgttgtttttatttaattttttaagtctATTACTTGGCATGATGCACAGAAGCTTGGAATTAATACTGGTATATTTTgttcacatttgatcaattctGACTGTTCTAAGCTGTTGGTAAACAGAaagcacaactttttttttgctctgataACTACTAGTTCAAACAGCAATGGCAAACCACCTAGACCTCCTGAGGGTAGTACTCACTTTCTTCTGAAGTTCCTCCTTTCACTGAACAGATAAAAATTGGCTGTATCACATCCTGGTATTACCACACCGAAGAGACTGGGCACTCGGTGACAGACGCAGCACGGGTGTTCATCTAGAGTTTCTGATTCTGACAACTTTAAAGTCTAGACTTAGATTTGATCAGTGCTCATGGAGGTCAAAACTCTCCTGCTTTCTATTATATTTGTGCATACGTGTGGTAAgtaaatcagtatttaaaagCGCTATGACTTTTATGGCTTGCTCATCTGCTTGAATTCACATTTGACTTGTTATTGATTTTGAACTCAATACAGCACCATTCAAATTGTAAAACAGAAgtattaagtttttaaatgtatgcaggAAGATAAACCCACATAAAAAACAGCAGTTAGCCACCTCCTCTAAATTTTGACTGGAGTTGAGATAAACATGTTTTCCAAGGCCTCTAATAGCAAATGTGTCACAACTGCTTTTATCTGTCTAGTAATGCCatcaaaattaatgttttttttttttatttggttacaGAAGGCTCTGAACGCAACTTTGCTGTTATGACAGAGACCTATGACACAACAGAAAATGATTCCTTTTCAGGTGGGATGTTGAAAGAAGATGATTCCGGAGATTATTCTACAACAGAAAATGATTCCTTTTCAGGTGGGATGTTGAAAGAAGATGATTCTGGAGATTATTCTACAACAGAAAATGATTCCTTTTCAGGAGAGACctataaagttaaaatacatATTCCACAACCTCCCATCATCAATGGCGCAGTCTCATTCATACTCGCTTCCATACCAATGTTTCCAGGTAAAGTTTCCAGACCTCCAGAAGCAATTTGTaacatctgaactcttcatgtgtTGTGTGATCATCATAATCAAATTATTATTCCAAAAGTAAGTGCTAAGCATATTTTATAGTAAAGACTGGCCAGTATTTGAGTATTTAGGATTTAGGgtctctgtttttattttgaatattctgGAATCACAGGTGAAGCAAACAACTCACGCAAGACACAGAAAAAACATAGGTTCTGATtcagtatttttactgtaaatgaaaTGTTTGTTCTAGCATGAATTATTTAGATCAGAgctgtcaaactcagttcctggtgTTTTAGATCCAACCCTGCTTCAACACACATACCACATAAGCCTAAATGACTTGATTACCTGGATCacgtgtgtttaattagggttgaatcTAAAATGTGCAGGACTGTGGCCCTcaaggaactgagtttgacactcCTGgtttcccagatagcacacatatgtctgcaagatgtctgttaaagatcactagATCTAGAAAGCACCTACTGTGTACAAACATGTaagattttacatacattctaaatcataaacatcttaaagacaccTAATAGACATCTgcttgacatctgataggaaacgtcctgtagacgtattgcagatttgcaaacaatctaaaaaatacatcttgcagatgtaaatgcagacctCAAATAGATGTCGCCGAGACCCTGTGTTATCAGGGTTAGATCAACACCATCACCtatgatagcacacatacatcacgtAGACATCTGTAAGgcatatttttttagagtgtttgctcatcttcaATATGTCTATAGGAAATTtcatatcagatgtcaaatagatgtctattagatgtctttaagatgttaatgatttagaatgtatgtataATGGACATCTTACAAACAtccacagcagatgctttccagatcaagtgatctttaacaaaCATATTACAGGTGTGAAAAGCTCTCTGTTCACCTATATTTGTCTGATGGTGTTGAGAAGtttaaaagttgttgttttcgtttatttatttactgcatGTTTGCTTACAGATCCAATTGTCCAGATGGTCGGACCCATTGAAGAAATTATTCCAGTTAGTCAGCCATGTAACAGCAGCGATCAGAATGGAGTGAAGTACAACAAGACTACACAGGATGCATATAATATCACAGATGATGCTATTCTCTTCCTCAAAGGCCTGATGGTCACACGCCTCATGCCCTCATTTTACATCATAATTATCCTAATTAGTTTGCCCCTAAATGCTTTGGCCTTTGTAATGTTCACCTGTAGGATTCGAGAGAAGAAACCAGCTGTGATCTACATGGCTCACCTGGCGTGTGTGGACCTGCTCTTCACCCTGCTGCTGCCTCTGAAGATCCACTACCATCTGAACGCCTCAGACTGGGTGTTCGGTGAGGCAGCGTGTCGTGCGCTCAGTGCAGCTTACTACTGCTACATGTACTGCTCCATACTGCTGATGATGTGCATGAGTGTGGACAGGCTGCTGGCTGTGGTGTTTCCTATCGCCTCTCTGACCTGGAGGAGCACAAGGAAAGCCACATGCATATGTGCCTTTGTCTGGCTGCTGGCGGTTGCTGGTACAGCCCCGCTTCTCTTTATAACACAAACATTCAAGATAAAGGATGTGGGTGTCACCTGCCATGACGTGCTGTACGACAAACAGCTGTATGTGTACCTGTTCTCCCTCCTCTCCTGCCTCTACTTCTTCTTGCCTCTGGTCGTCACCATAGTGAGTTACTCTACCATGATATATGCGCTCACTATGAAGAATGATAACTTGAAAACATCATCCTCAGACAAGCGAAGGAGGGCTGTGATTATGACTGTAGCTGTGCTGATGGAGTTTGTAATGTGCTTTGCACCAACAAATGGCATCTTGTTTTACCACTGTGTTCGTTTGGCCACCAGAGGCAGCAGTGAGGAGGGGAAATATTACCTGATTGTTGCGTGTTTGGGGAGCGCAAGTGTTTTTCTGGACCCTCTGCTGTACTACTATGGCTCGTCTCAATGCAGAAAGCAGATCCGCTCTCTGATCTGGTGGAGGAAGGCAAAAAGCACAAGCTCACCATCAATCACAAACAGTCAAACAAAATCCTCTAACCTGAGCTGTGAGTATACTCAGGCTCGCATTAAGGTTTGAGTTGATggtgattgtttttttgttgttttttttttcatttataaatgcataGTCTGTATTGCACAGACAATTGCTGTTTTATAGGTTCACTCAACTGTGTTCAATTGCCAgttttaaattactgaaatatgcacatttttaatgttggtcTTTGCATATACATATAGCATACATACAATCATATTGTACATTTGAAGCTTGAAAACATTGTACACAACATTGAAGTGCACTTGGTTTGTATCTTAAACATGGTGTATGCAAATTTTGTATAGTCATGATTTTTGTTGCAATATGCATTCTGTTACAGTGCTGATAAGTGTAACTTCCCTATTTATAATCTACTGTacttaaaatgtgtataaatgttaagaaaaaaataaaaaattatacataacATGAGAGTTCTTATTCCATAAAAACACAGTCAACAAACATGCACtaaatagtgtaatatttaCTTACAGCCAATGCATCATTGATTGTCAGCGAGGAAGAATCACGCAAGATGCACGTATGCAGCCTGTGAAAGACTGTGTGCCTTCAGTGCTGGAGCAATCTTAAAGAATGATTAAGCactaacaaacaataaaattggattaaaaaacaattaaaattaactaatgatcatacaaactaaaaaaaatgaaaaagtcatCCTGGCAGccaaataaactgaaaatactaaatactgtaaaaagccAGATCTTTATATAATGAAATCATCAGAAAACgcctaaataaaacataatgtgTATATCTCTCTTTCTTAGCTGTGATGTCTTTCAATTACAACTTGATTTCTCATTGTAGCAATGAATAGTAATGAATTTGGGCGTGGAGGTTGGAGGGTCCAGTGATGTCACCATATATAAATCCAAGCCTCTCCCCACAAAAAAGACTGAGCATTCAGAGAGTGAAGAAGCACTGTCTGTAAAGATTTGTCAATTAAGAAGTGACTTTTGATCGGCACTCATGGGGGTCAAAActattttgttttccattattCTTCTGCATGCATGCACTGCCACCTTTAACGGTAAGTACATCAGTGCAGTTGTGCTCGGCAGAGGTTCGACTGTTAATTGTGGCCTTTTAATGATGTTTACTTATGCAGATGAAACCTTAAATGTATCATATTATGTGTGTAATGTGTGTATTGTGTGACAGCAATGCAATGGATGTCAATGGTGTTTGAttatcaacatttttaatttttaagtaaactACAAGTAATGCATGCtacattaatgttttatgcatgcTAGAGGTTCACGTTAATTATTCACAATGCACTAACATccacaaattaatgtaaaagATTTCTGTTGTGTTACTTTCTGACATTATATTTTACGGTACAGTTTTATAGATCACATCATATGGTCATTTCCAGTAAACCTTAACTCTTAGAAATGCTTTCTATGATCTTGCATGTCTTAGGagtttgttttctgtctttccTCAGAATTATTAGATAACCTGCATGCAATTAACAGAGATCCAACTGCAAAGAGGTGGGCTGCTAATAGTGCTCACAGGAAATGATTTAGCTTAACATCGTAATTAAGGCCTTTTTGCAAATGAGATCCAATTCCCTTAAGTAGCTTGTGCATTTTCACTGAtggtgttttggtttgtttggttGCAGAAAGCTCTTTAAACAGCTTCGAACAGACTGATGAGCTAATTGATGACAACGA encodes:
- the LOC127151988 gene encoding proteinase-activated receptor 1-like isoform X1, with translation MEVKTLLLSIIFVHTCEGSERNFAVMTETYDTTENDSFSGGMLKEDDSGDYSTTENDSFSGGMLKEDDSGDYSTTENDSFSGETYKVKIHIPQPPIINGAVSFILASIPMFPDPIVQMVGPIEEIIPVSQPCNSSDQNGVKYNKTTQDAYNITDDAILFLKGLMVTRLMPSFYIIIILISLPLNALAFVMFTCRIREKKPAVIYMAHLACVDLLFTLLLPLKIHYHLNASDWVFGEAACRALSAAYYCYMYCSILLMMCMSVDRLLAVVFPIASLTWRSTRKATCICAFVWLLAVAGTAPLLFITQTFKIKDVGVTCHDVLYDKQLYVYLFSLLSCLYFFLPLVVTIVSYSTMIYALTMKNDNLKTSSSDKRRRAVIMTVAVLMEFVMCFAPTNGILFYHCVRLATRGSSEEGKYYLIVACLGSASVFLDPLLYYYGSSQCRKQIRSLIWWRKAKSTSSPSITNSQTKSSNLSCEYTQARIKV
- the LOC127152188 gene encoding proteinase-activated receptor 1-like, translated to MGIKTILFLAVIAPTCTPTSKDKLLGSFAVRIHCIYTLDQSKLNCSSLSILNETADFVKGPVVTRVMPLFYIFIIIISLPLNAVALVTFTCWIREKKPAVIYMAHLACVDLLFTLLLPLKIHYQMNASDWVFGEAMCRALTAAYYCYMYCSILLMMCMSVDRLLAMAFPIASLTWRTARKATFICTLAWLLAVAGTVPLLSMKQTFKIKDMGVTCHDALVHNNPADQLYMYLFSILSCLYYFVPLVVTLLSYSIIIYVLRTKSNQFAEPSSLSEKRKRAVIMAVAVLMVFVMCFAPTNGILLYHCLLLATGFNSGEGDSSYAAYLLAVCLGSSSVFLDPLLYYYSSSQCRQQIRSVFKRDKAKKKNNLTM
- the LOC127151988 gene encoding proteinase-activated receptor 1-like isoform X2; this encodes MEVKTLLLSIIFVHTCEGSERNFAVMTETYDTTENDSFSGGMLKEDDSGDYSTTENDSFSGETYKVKIHIPQPPIINGAVSFILASIPMFPDPIVQMVGPIEEIIPVSQPCNSSDQNGVKYNKTTQDAYNITDDAILFLKGLMVTRLMPSFYIIIILISLPLNALAFVMFTCRIREKKPAVIYMAHLACVDLLFTLLLPLKIHYHLNASDWVFGEAACRALSAAYYCYMYCSILLMMCMSVDRLLAVVFPIASLTWRSTRKATCICAFVWLLAVAGTAPLLFITQTFKIKDVGVTCHDVLYDKQLYVYLFSLLSCLYFFLPLVVTIVSYSTMIYALTMKNDNLKTSSSDKRRRAVIMTVAVLMEFVMCFAPTNGILFYHCVRLATRGSSEEGKYYLIVACLGSASVFLDPLLYYYGSSQCRKQIRSLIWWRKAKSTSSPSITNSQTKSSNLSCEYTQARIKV